In a genomic window of Meleagris gallopavo isolate NT-WF06-2002-E0010 breed Aviagen turkey brand Nicholas breeding stock chromosome 1, Turkey_5.1, whole genome shotgun sequence:
- the LOC100542160 gene encoding ubiquitin carboxyl-terminal hydrolase 35 — MDKILEAVVMSSYPNNVKQGLVRRVIEASKQPMDSEQCWSMLELCTKLYLVGDTKYKREIGKEVLEVYGHYHPEEFEEFFNVRFLLSLLQEGYGPLGKRSHYVLDYIQLGLQFVLESPSANSIFSLLRIEVLRKVCERPSPKQCAKISKLLMQHPQCIPTGKHQVLFCQQLIRCIGQFQCVSEGEDDIMEFLEQVNKVSGLLQRIWRTQTSAILPSLKELFTIISSTEEQEVPSNALASVVQFVPLELMDGVIRNLTNDDSITDVQMMMAIGRMIDWVSWPLGKNIDKWIIALLKGLAAVKKFSILIEVTLSKIEKVFSKLLYPIVREGALSVLQYMLLSFQHSHEAFHLLLPHIPRLVASLKKEDSNSATSSLEQLAELIHCMFFRFSGYPDLYEPVLEAIKALPIPNEDRIKHLLGQNAWTSQKNELACFYPRLASKSETGKIGLINLGNTCYMNSVIQSLFMASDFRHSVLNLTEGISQPLMTKLQWLFAFLEHSQRPAISPESFLSASWPPWFTPGAQQDCSEYLKYLLDRLHEEEKIGKRIYQKLKESSLMSQATEHHSLNKTLIEKMFGGKMMTKIRCLKCLNISSREEAFTDLSLAFPPPDRPVRRPGSTSVLPVAEISPQFIEPHKNPSQPTGSPWVRRKPPVPGDPAAQPVPVETLGFREPRESAHPLSNSAVSVDTTKDPHLAFAEQTCAPKDSRSVPDLINYFLSPERLTAENQYHCEQCASLQDAEKVAQLTEGPHYLILTLLRFSFDSHTMKRRKILDNVSIPVVLKLPILVSSEETEDVCRHGEDRADLGSTFVSAVYDLCSVVVHSGISSESGHYYCYSRECTDTVPRAPPRDGAPKPASDKQLDFEIPWYLFNDTRVSFSSFESVSNVTSFFPKDTAYVLFYRQREGRPCSPLHEAVAEASHLHSELSLNKDLMEAISKDNILYLQEQEKEARNRAAYISTLPKSPLWWRDFERDKDDDSSSGGCSPGGGGSGSGSFHGLVF; from the exons ATGGATAAGATACTGGAAGCTGTGGTGATGTCCTCATACCCCAACAATGTGAAGCAAGGGCTTGTGAGGCGCGTCATTGAGGCATCAAAGCAGCCCATGGACAGTGAGCAATGCTGGTCcatgctggagctgtgcaccAAGCTTTATCTCGTGGGGGACACAAAATATAAAAGAGAGATTGGGAAAGAGGTTTTGGAGGTCTATGGCCACTACCACCCAGAGGAATTTGAGGAGTTCTTCAATGTCCGCTTCCTACTGAGTCTCCTTCAGGAAGGCTATGGGCCTCTGGGAAAGAGAAGCCATTATGTACTTGATTATATCCAGTTAGGACTGCAGTTTGTCTTGGAAAGTCCATCagcaaacagcattttcagCTTACTGAGGATCGAGGTGCTCCGGAAAGTCTGTGAGAGGCCCAGCCCCAAGCAGTGTGCAAAGATCAGCAAACTCTTAATGCAACATCCTCAGTGCATCCCCACAGGCAAACACCAGGTCCTGTTTTGTCAGCAGCTGATACGGTGCATTGGGCAGTTTCAGTGTGTCTCTGAGGGGGAAGATGACATCATGGAGTTTTTGGAGCAGGTGAACAAGGTGAGCGGTCTGCTGCAGAGGATCTGGAGGACTCAGACCTCGGCCATCCTGCCCTCGCTGAAGGAGCTGTTCACTATCATTTCTTCAACAg aggagcaggaggtgccATCCAATGCCTTAGCCAGCGTGGTCCAATTTGTCCCTCTGGAGCTCATGGATGGTGTCATAAGAAACCTAACCAATGATGACAGCATCACCGATGTGCAAATGATGATGGCCATTGGCAG gatGATCGACTGGGTGTCATGGCCCCTGGGGAAGAACATAGACAAGTGGATCATTGCTCTGCTGAAGGGTTTGGCTGCAGTGAAAAAGTTCAGCATCTTGATTGAAGTTACTCTTTCAAAAATTGAAAAG GTCTTCTCCAAGCTGCTGTACCCCATTGTAAGAGAGGGGGCTTTGTCTGTCCTACAGTACATGCTCTTGAGTTTCCAGCACTCCCATGAAGCATTTCACTTG CTGCTCCCTCACATCCCCAGGCTGGTGGCCTCGCTGAAGAAGGAGGATTCCAACTCTGCCACCAGCTCCCTGGAGCAGCTGGCTGAGCTCATCCACTGCATGTTCTTCCGCTTCTCAGGATATCCAGATCTCTATGAACCAGTGTTGGAAGCTATAAAA GCTCTTCCAATTCCAAACGAAGACCGGATTAAACATCTCTTGGGACAAAATGCTTGGACCTCCCAGAAGAATGAGCTGGCCTGCTTCTACCCACGCCTGGCCTCCAAATCAGAGACAGGGAAGATTGGATTAATTAACTTGGGAAACACTTGCTACATGAACAGTGTCATCCAGTCTCTTTTCATGGCTTCAGA CTTTCGGCATTCCGTATTGAATTTAACTGAGGGCATCTCCCAGCCCCTGATGACAAAACTCCAGTGGCTCTTTGCATTTTTGGAGCACAGTCAG CGACCTGCCATCTCACCTGAGAGCTTCCTCTCTGCCTCCTGGCCACCCTGGTTTactcctggtgctcagcaggacTGCTCGGAGTATCTCAAGTACCTCCTGGATCG attacatgaagaagaaaaaattggaAAGAGGATCTACCAGAAGCTCAAGGAGTCCAGCTTGATGTCTCAAGCCACGGAGCACCATTCCTTAAACAAGACATTGATCGAGAAGATGTTTGGGGGGAAAATGATGACCAAGATTCGTTGCTTGAAATGTTTGAACATCTCCTCTAGAGAAGAAGCCTTCACAGACCTGTCGTTGGCCTTCCCCCCTCCGGATAGGCCCGTACGCAGACCAGGAAGTACCTCTGTTTTACCTGTGGCAGAAATCAGCCCACAGTTTATTGAGCCCCACAAAAACCCAAGCCAGCCAACAGGCTCTCCCTGGGTCCGGAGGAAGCCCCCTGTGCCTGGAGATCCCGCAGCCCAGCCAGTGCCGGTGGAAACACTGGGTTTTCGGGAACCCAGAGAATCAGCACATCCCCTAAGCAACAGTGCTGTCAGCGTGGATACAACCAAAGATCCTCACTTGGCTTTTGCGGAGCAGACATGCGCTCCTAAGGATTCCCGATCTGTCCCAGATTTAATCAACTATTTTCTGTCCCCAGAGAGGCTGACAGCAGAGAATCAATACCACTGCGAGCAATGTGCTTCCTTGCAGGATGCTGAGAAGGTGGCACAGCTGACAGAGGGCCCGCACTACCTCATCCTCACACTGCTGCGGTTCTCCTTCGACTCGCACACcatgaagaggaggaagattCTGGACAATGTCTCCATCCCTGTGGTGCTTAAACTGCCCATCCTTGTCAGCTCAGAGGAAACTGAGGACGTTTGCCGGCACGGCGAGGACAGGGCTGACCTGGGCAGCACCTTTGTGTCCGCCGTGTACGATCTCTGCAGCGTGGTGGTGCATTCGGGCATCTCCTCCGAGAGCGGCCACTACTACTGCTACTCCAGAGAGTGCACTGATACCGTGCCCCGCGCACCGCCCCGGGATGGGGCACCAAAACCGGCTTCTGACAAGCAGTTGGACTTTGAAATCCCGTGGTACCTCTTCAACGACACCAGggtttccttctcctcctttgaATCAGTCAGCAATGTGACTTCTTTCTTCCCCAAGGACACTGCCTACGTGCTCTTCTACAGGCAGCGGGAGGGCAGGCCATGCTCCCCACTGCATGAGGCTGTGGCAGAAGCCAGCCACCTGCACAGTGAACTCTCCCTCAATAAGGACTTGATGGAAGCCATCTCCAAAGACAACATCCTCTACTTGCAG GAGCAGGAAAAAGAGGCGAGGAACAGAGCTGCCTACATTTCCACCTTGCCAAAATCCCCTCTATGGTGGAGAGACTTTGAGAGGGACAAGGACGATGACAGCTCGTCAGGAGGATGCAGTCCTGGTGGGGGTGGAAGTGGATCTGGCTCTTTTCATGGACTTGTCTTCTAG